The genomic segment TCGGTTTCATTTAATAGGTATTTCGTGCGTGAGAGTCGAAAGAAGTTACGTACGCGAATCGAGATTCTTCTCGACGGAGCGGCAGGCACGGAGTAACGCGTCCTTGAAGAAGCGATCTTCCTGTGAAGCCAGTTGGCGTGTCGCATCTTCGTCGCCACGCAGTGACTTGCCGAGCATTTGGATGACCTTGACCCAGCGGCGGACATGGTCGAGTTGTGGACGGCCCATTGCGACATAGACTGTGAACCAGTCATTTTGATCGCGGCGGATCATCCGTTGGAATAAGGATTTCGCTAAATCGATTTCTTCCGTCGAAGGCAGTTCGTTCGTTTCGAAAAACTGACGTAAGCCCCGGATGGCCGTCACATATGCCGCGAGGACTTCAGCCGACGGTTGGTGTTTTCCGTAGTCGGAAGTCGACAAGTGGATCAAGGCCGGTTTTTTCTCGATGCCCGTCACCCAAGCTGCTATCGTTTTACTGCCTTTGAGCGCTTGACGGTTCGCGACGGGAAGTTTTGCCGTGACTTGTCCGACTTTCCCGATGACGGTCACTTTACTGTTGCGTTCCTGAATCTCCGTGACCTTCATCTCGACGGTGTCACCCATCTCGAACGGGATTGCTTTCGGTTGGAGCTTCTCACCGGCAGAGAGGGGTGAGCGTTTACGAATCATCCGTAACGCTTCTTGCTCCATCCGGTCGTCGAGCGACCATAAGTGTTCCGGAGGGACGTTACGGAAACGGCGGCGCCGCACCTTGATATATTGATCAAGCGACTCCGCTGCTTGTTGACGGGTCGCGTCACCGGTCGCGACCGGTCCGATGATGTCTCGGAGCGTGATCGACTCGAGTCGTTCCATAATTCCTTCGAATGGAATCAGTTCCATTACATAGAGACTACAGACGACGAGTTCGCATTCGCGAGGGGTAAGAGGGCGTTTGGCCATAAATTGACTTCCTTTCCAGCTGGTTGATAACACTAGTATACCAAAAAAAAGTCATCATCACCTCAATCGGTGATGATGACAACTGGTACGTGTTAGAGGACGTAGGCGGATTCCGAGCTGTTTTGCAGTTCGGCTTCACGCAGTTTGATGATGCCGTTATAAAACGGGTCGTGTGCGACCATCAAGTTGCCGAGGGCTTTGACCTCAGCGACCGTCGTGTCTGCTTTCGCACCGGATAACCGAAGGCGAAACGGTTTGTTCGTCGATGTGTCGAACGTCAATAAAATGGTATGTTCCATGAGAATCCTCCTTTAAGATTAGGCGTTGAGTAGAGCGTAGTCACGACTGATTTCACTGTGTGTGTATGTTCCTGTGATCATTGCGCCGATGGCTTGACCGATTGCAGCGACAGCTTCAGGTGCTAAGTCTGGACGGAGTCCGTTGAAGCGACGACGGGCGATGAGGGCATCTCCGTTCGGTGAAACTTTATCCGCTCGTTCGAAGACGACGACGAGACTCGTTTTGATTTCTTCCGCTTGTGTCATGTGTATCACCTCCTTCGCCCCTATTAACAGGATGCGAAGAGATATTGTTCGAAAGGAAGTGAAAAAAAGGATGATTTGGTTTCGATTTTTACGAAAGATGTCCTTTTTAAAGATGCGGACGTTAGGCTATGCGTCGTTTTTCTTTGTATTCGGCGTCGCCTTACTGATGTATCTCGTCGAACCGGAGACATTCGGCTCGTATTTCCGTGCTGTCTACTGGACGATGACGACCGTCGTCACGGTCGGATACGGTGATTTCTTCCCGAATACGGATTTCGGGCGGATGATGACGATTTTTGTGTTCATTTTCGGGATTGGGATCGTCGGGAGTTTGATTTCGAAGCTCGTCGACGGAGTCCAAGTGATCCGTGATCAAAAAGAGAGAGGGTTGTTGCAAGTGAAAGAGTCAGGCCATACGATTGTCTTCGGCTACAGCCGCCGGTCGAAACATGTCATCGAAGAACTGCTCGAAACGACAGATGTCATCCTCGTCGATGATTTGGAGCGGGAACCGTTCAGTCATGAACGGTTCCACTATGTCAACGGGGACCCGGCACTCGCTTCGACGTTACAACGGGCGAACGTCAAACAGGCAGCGCGTGC from the Exiguobacterium oxidotolerans JCM 12280 genome contains:
- a CDS encoding DUF1659 domain-containing protein yields the protein MTQAEEIKTSLVVVFERADKVSPNGDALIARRRFNGLRPDLAPEAVAAIGQAIGAMITGTYTHSEISRDYALLNA
- a CDS encoding DUF2922 domain-containing protein: MEHTILLTFDTSTNKPFRLRLSGAKADTTVAEVKALGNLMVAHDPFYNGIIKLREAELQNSSESAYVL
- a CDS encoding potassium channel family protein; amino-acid sequence: MIWFRFLRKMSFLKMRTLGYASFFFVFGVALLMYLVEPETFGSYFRAVYWTMTTVVTVGYGDFFPNTDFGRMMTIFVFIFGIGIVGSLISKLVDGVQVIRDQKERGLLQVKESGHTIVFGYSRRSKHVIEELLETTDVILVDDLEREPFSHERFHYVNGDPALASTLQRANVKQAARAIVLADHSMPPALADGRTLLIASSIERANSDIYTIVEMMLEEHLDSFEQIKVDEVILGDETISRMAILASHHPGVTKVVTNLLTKHGDGMFSIPVRPEWTTYREAFHAMLEEGVTILSDGKRLDLNRRLDETIPPGSLLIVLCGEETAKRIGAF